The region ttaatacttaCTGGTTGAGTTGCCCCAGTCTCACTATTTTGCCCTTTTATGCCATGTAAGGCTTTGTCCGATATGGTGAGTAGTACCTCTTCCAACATAGGCTTGAACCTGTAGGAGCCTCCGCCTGTACGAAAAAAGGTATGCATTTATCAATATCATGCCTAATACACCCCTCCCTAcccaacaaaataaaatatatgagtAAACAGTTCCTCTGCAATAATTTTTAGTGTTAATTATACAAGGAAATTCAAGTTTTTCAAAAATAGTTATCATTAATTACGACTATTAAATTCAAAATACATTGTTTAGAGTGCTGGAATATTCCGCTTATTAAGCGGAATTAAGCCTTAAAATGAGACCAAATTGGATCTCTAGCCTGTCTACAGTCTAGCAAACTTATATCAAGGTTTTAAGAGTTGAAAAGTATATTTTCCATAATCTTTGGGGGAAATGCCACAAAACCACCTTTTGCAGGATGAGTTCAAGATCTGTggtcataaaaagaaaaatcaatttcatactagaatttttttcaagtaaaattGTTCAGGaatgttacaaaaaatattaaccaCCATAATTAAAATTATATGAACTTCTAGTAATTAGAGCAACATGATTTAATTACATTTAATAAGCACACAAATTCTAAATAATATGTAATTTTTTGTTGTGATCCACAGTCAAGATCTAAGGGGACCATAACAACACCATCCTACCCCATCCCCCCCTTGGACCGACAAGACTCATTACACCCTTTAACGATTGGAGTAAAAATGTCTTCTTCCATTTGTTACGAGAAAGGTAGGCTTACCAGTCTTCTTCTTATCATCCTCATATTTTTTGGCCCTTTTCTTTAGGTCGGACCATGCCTTACGCACGTCATCCCCACTCCTGGGGCATCCGGTCGCTGAAAGCTGCTTAGCAATATTTTCCCAAGCTTGTTTGCGCTGATCAGAGACCTGCATTTAACAAAGGAggaaaatgtattgtcatttTCAAGCATTTGAAATTTATTACATTGGCATTGCAGGAAACAACACACCATACActtgtacaataaaaaaaaaacaagtggaatgcctcttgcagtctcacctgcattactcAATTCGGTCATAAAAACTGTTACAAATTATGACTAAcgcataaatacaaataaaaacaaaaattagggGAGGTCCActtgaaattttgggatggataaaagtaaaaatttgacaagccccccccaaaaaaaagttatcaacctaaattttagaaGTGGATCAACTGAATAAGGTCATCAACTTAAATGTTAGGGGGGACCACAAACATTTCAGGGGGCCTGTGTGAATTTATGGGGgaacgcaggaaacaaaattgacaagcaaaaagaaaggttatcaacaaaatattttgtgggggccatcccccacctcaaatttaagggggggggacacgtccccctgcttccgccgccCATGCTAGTGTTTTATCTTGCTATAAGCttcattttaaaatgatgtCAGTCAGATTTCACCTCTGCTGACCTCTAGAGGTAAACTACCTTAAGGTCAACAACCTCAAAATATCAGAATATTGAGGCTTTGCATAATTAGTTCATGGTAAATATTGTTATGTTGCAAAAATAGTCATTGAATATTGACTTTTAATGTCTCTCGATATTCTAGAGAAAATAGTGAGTATAATTTTGTCCCTTGAGGGCTGTCCAAAACAAcaattcatacttgattaccttttATGTAAGTTTTGAAGAGTGCAGATTGTGATAAAAATATGGCCACAAATAGTATTGTGTTTAATTCTGGCTAGATCTGTGCCTGCTTCATATTTCTAGAAGAAAAAGGTAAATACCTTACCCTATCAGTGGGAGACAAAGGCTTTCCGAAGAGCACAGACCTCTTTTCCCTGACATATGCGCACAGAATTTGGATATGCTGCTCTGTCATATTTTCACGCTTTCGTTTGGTTGGCGTTTTCTGCAATGAAgaagaaattttattttaagaaaccCCCAAAACAAAAGTAACACTGAAATATGACCATGAAATTAAATCACAaaaacattaaaggggaagttcacccagaagaaaactttgttgtaaaaatagcagaaaaaatagtaaaatatattggtgaaggtttgaggaaaatctgttaaagagtaaaaaagttattagagttcaaagttttggatttgtgacgtcataaacgagcagctgccccatgtgttatgtaatataaaatacatgaaattcaaattttgtatggttcctgatgccttaattttgttttctattcatgatcgggtgtgaaatgatttgcctattgatatacaaaaggtagagtgaaaacaattttctgagaaaataacttttcattgattttttaccatttg is a window of Lytechinus variegatus isolate NC3 chromosome 2, Lvar_3.0, whole genome shotgun sequence DNA encoding:
- the LOC121407669 gene encoding uncharacterized protein LOC121407669: MASPNEKTPTKRKRENMTEQHIQILCAYVREKRSVLFGKPLSPTDRVSDQRKQAWENIAKQLSATGCPRSGDDVRKAWSDLKKRAKKYEDDKKKTGGGSYRFKPMLEEVLLTISDKALHGIKGQNSETGATQPCSQNTEACNLLHQMGQVEDDDVERLGDEEEDLDQDQENPPPKKEIWYHKEICIKRCF